In the Necator americanus strain Aroian chromosome X, whole genome shotgun sequence genome, TGAAGGATCTAGGATGCTAGGATCTACTTAGAAATGTTCAATTTTCAGTCCtctcgcaatttttttttcagagaagcaCCTCTAAATCTTAGAGGcgtctgtttttcttctctggaaaaaaatgtaatccatctttgaagagaaaaaaaaagcccacGAACATCTACTCCAATTCCATTTTTCGAAATAGAGGAAGAATAACCATTGATGATGTGAGACTATCTATTCattagagaaaagaagaagtatgTTCTAAATTAGTTTTCTGCTGTAATAGGAAAATATAGAacaaatttatagaaaaacgTCTATggtaaatgttttttttgtaccttttatttctgtaaacattttttgtttgcttttccaCAACGATATCGCTGTTTTGAGCTTAACACATATACTAGAGGTTGTTGTCGAGTGTTCGAACATTTGAGTTTCCCATTTTAAAGTAGATGTAGTATGTATGTAATTGGAGACCTTTACATTCTGAATCGCTCAAACTTGTAAGTGGTCTTGCGAAGATAGATGTAGAATTGAATGAACAGTTCATCGcaaaagaaactagaaaaaaaaactaacttatCTGTGCATGCAACCTTAGTTAGCACAGAAATGAGACTGCTTTTCTCTGATGTAGAAGCCGATCCAGCAACCGATCCTGATCCAGTCGGACCTTTCTTGTCGGTTTTAACAGATGCCCTCGCCTCAGATTTCATAtccgtttttgtttccggTAACGGACTTGAAGTAGTTTCTGAAGTGTTATTTTCAAGTTGTTTACGGtagttttttaaatgtatatGGCTCATGTACGTACCTGCCTGTGGACAATTGTACAGCTTATTAATTTTATACAAGTCGATATCACTGAATCCCGTGCGTTGACCTATTTCGGCTCCTTTCTTCCGAGGTTCTATGGTGGGTTTACCGTTCtgagcattttatttttattattatacagggattttttaaaagcagcgtgcgcgaaaaattttgatgttaACTCCTCTCCTCACAACCCAAAGTTAATTGTTCAGAAATGTTAGCCAAGCGGAAAAACGTGCGCTAAAAATCAAGCAATCAGTAGTTGTCTCAGGAGCACCCGAGGCATCAGTTTACCCAACGAGGCATCTCTTTACACCCAGGAACAACACGGCATAAAGTGGCTTAGCGCTGAAATAGTCCAATGAAGCAGTTTTTCAAACCCGCACAGGTAGTGACGTCCGCTCTCCTCTTGTGAGAGTTTCCCTGTAGGGTGCATTGAAATCTGTCGAGCTCCTGATTCCCTTTATTCCTGGATTTGTGGAGAATGTTTTGCGCCTCTGCTGCAACTCTCAAAGACAATTCGGAACAATAGTTTTTTGTGGGAGATTCAGATAAACAAAATCCATTATTGGAAAGAGTCCTGtatcaaaaatttccacgaaTGCTGCCGTTCAATGTTTCTGCCTTTACCTTACTAAATGCTGTGGATGCATAGTGCATTACTGATCCGTAGTCATACACAGTATTTAGATGATCGATCATTTGTAACGAATATTTGTCGAACTGATCTAAAACGTTGAAATTGTTTTTCGAAGAACATTGCAgaggttttgaaaaaattttcacttttaaatttttttcacaaacctTGAAGACCAGATTCAACATTGCTCCAATTGATTATGATATGGTCGTCCCGATCGGCTCTACCTGAAGACAAACTGTGATGAAGAATGAAATCTtgtgaggaaaaatgaaactgaatGAATTAGAAGTTGAAATTCTATGACAATTAATCAATAAACATCTTTATTCTTCATGATCATCATCATTCAGCACTCCTGattttacaatatttttaatgaaaaataaaagagaaattctgGGAGAGGAGTTGTAGGGTTTAAGTGTGTAGATTTTCTACGGAACGTGGTAAATGTGGGTTTTTTCTACTTGcattatgtagattacgaatatgtaactatcatttcacttttcgaaaaatatgttcacgtcaaaaatcatatgtccttggggcgcaattatctcggagtCAGCCTTGTTAACGTGTacccgcaggtaattttttcagaaactgtttCCCTGGTAAGTTTTGAAAGTTCTAGTTACATTCAAGcggtagagctcgcgctcacgaatctattgatgtgtagatcttataataaagaacaaattgaggtgagttatgaaaaaagacgaaaaagaagaggattcgcgtctttttcgttttctgtcgaagaattagcgattctactGTATTTGTCTATAAGGATCATATCAGCACCTTTCTTGGATCTTTTGCACCTCCGGACAAGTTTGTTTgttaaagaacaaagaaaaacgtttcAAACAGCCCACTTTCAGGTATACGAGCACGAGCGAAAGGAAGCGATGCTGCTCGCGTTGCGACTATAAGTCGCCATCGGAAATAATCACGTAAGTTGGTTTGAAGAAGGCGTGGACTTATCCACGACCAGAGTCCGTAGActtaattgaaaatgaaactaaACGATATATGTCATAGTTTCAAATGATATGTAGCAcaatatatattgtatatatacAATGTTATATTGGTATATTGTTTGTTGAGCATTTTAATGAGCAATCTCCATGAAGATCTGATTacaagttgaaaaaagaagatctaTCAGGATCTTGGATGGATACTGCTGACTTGACAAAATAAGTTATTTTAAAACAAAggtcaataccaatcttggttacagctcaagcaaattaataaaagaaaCAGTTTTTGTAGTGCAGCGGTAGGAGGTTCGCACAGTGCCTGCACGAAcaatggttcggaaccgcacACTGGCGACTAAAGCTCTCATCCAACCGGTGTCGATCAATAAGCgaagatttgttttgaagattGAAAACATCGACGTAATACATCCtcaaattattaaattgaCCTCAGTCGCACTCATGAACctcagaaaattctaaattaaatTCGATCGGATTGGAGCATCCCAGAAGGATTGGTAGATGGTAAGTCCTTCATCTTCCTACACTTAACGAATACTAAAAGGACCGAAGGTTGAACGACTGAATATCTCTTCTTCTTGCGTAAACATGCGACTATCGTTCTAAAGAATAATGCGTAaccttcttttattcttttgaaaaaaagcatagaaataaaaatggcaAAATGTTGTTAGTCACTTgatagttatttatttacacgATGGTGCTCaaatctctattttttttaatttttctttcttttgattgCTTAAATTGAGTGTCAAGCGGACAAAAGGAAACTTTTGGCTCTACTTTTTCCTCATATTAATGGAGACAATAAGAGCAAGGTGAACTCACTTTTTaattgaatgcaaaaaaatggtgtcaaaaattttccactcAATACTCTTTTAataatctgagaaaaaaagaaacagtaaaattagaaaattatattacaacatttttcttaaGGGGAAGATCTCCACCAAGTGTTGTATAggatttttccaactttttaatttttatttttaggtgcACATTTTAAGCATGGAGAACGACAACGAATTATTCCTCGGTCCAATTGGATGAAAAAGCTTGGAACCGTAATTTGGGACTATAGTTTGGAAAACCGCGTGTCCGCGGGAGACCATTCAAGCTCAAAAATCTacaatttgtttgaaaactgaaaaaaaagctttcattTCACCAACTTTGTTCGTGGAAGAATCCAACAACGTGCATTAGTTCGTGAATAATGATGCCTTTTTGTATGCAACCATCACCTAAGCTCACCGGTTGTTTTCCTCCTGAAAAAAGCATCTTATttatagaataaattttttttttgcattttcttcttctttccgtaACGTTCTTAAGGGCAACACATCAAATGGTGTATGGGCGAGTGCATACCGGGGCGAATTCCGGTTCAGCGATGGCATTGGTCATCTCAGTGGATTCCAGTTGCAACAAAAGCACAACCAACGGCATCACGCAACCTAATCCGGTATTACGTAGCGATGATTACGCTACGTTGCACAAAAAGCGATATGGTGTGGAAATCGTTTGTCAGATAGCGACATTTAGTGAAAGTTTACGGGTTGAAGAAAAACCATATATATCCATCAAAATATATTACCGACCGATTCGTCCCACTAGTGAATAACATCCATCATCCGGTACAATATGAATATAGTCTTGATCAGCTGCACTTTTTGGTGAGAAATCTATACACGTCTTTTTTCTGTACTCCTCTATGGCTTCAGCAATCTTTGAGCGACTGGAAATTATTGGgagattatttttaaatgaaccgaattagtttaatttcattaaaattccAACTAGGTACTCGTTGTTCAAACtgaattgaagaaatgaaaatgatcaAAACAGAGCTTTTTGATGGCTAGCAATGCAAAAATTTAGTTAGAAAAAACAGGTTTGAGATGAAATTGAACTCAGATGGAAACTCGACTCAAAACTCATCCCCTAACTAAATTACTACATTATTATAGACTTATTACCTGTAAGAAATACGCGGATAATTTTCCCGGATGAATCGAAGAGTAGCCCCCTTAGCGActtatttctccaaaaaaaaaaaactatctgtgagagaaatggacaaaatattccagtaaatatattaaaaattgCCTGTAAGAAGAGTATTGTGAGCTTATCGTATAGGGAATACGACCATCCGTCCATTTCAAATACGTTTGCTTCACAGCATTCCTTTGTACACCAAACACAGCAAATAATGGTTGTTGAGTGAAGAAAGAGTTTACAGAATGAGAATTCAGACCAATATTCACTGAAACTGAATAGATTCGTTTTGGAATTACTGCAGTTATTCCAGAGTACATTATAATAACTCGTTTGAAATTCACCTATATCTCCTTCAAATCGGTTTGCAGCATACATTGCTGAGTCGTTCACATGTTTGTGGTCGAAATTTCCTAATGTACGTGATCGATGAAAATCAACAACATTTAACAGTGTTTCTTCGTCTGGTATCGACTTATCGTAGTACTGTAATGGAAAATGTTAAAAGCTTACTTTctcacattattattttattattatttacaaatattATTATGCTATTGCAAGCAGTCCGTGtgaattgtaattttttcgtatttttcctAGCAAGAGACaggacatgaaaaaaaaaaacagtgcaaaaattcctaagaatattttcattctgCCCTTCAGAGAATGGGAGGGGTACAATCGGTCTCACTTGTTCCTTCTTCCATTTATGGCATAATTTTTAgtgtattcaaataaataaaaaggtaactaaataaatatagagaATTTCTAGGAAATCTCGTAAAGTATTACACCAAAAACGATATTCCGTCGAaggaaatgtctttttttatgattttgaaGCTCTGAAGTACGTCGGAATTTCTAGCACCATTGCCTTTTACCGTTTCTATTCCAATTATTTCTCATAGAATCATACTTTCTTCGGCTATTTTGATAGGATAAGGTTATTTTTACGATTCTATTAGTTTATCTTTATGAATACTCCTGAAGGTGCAACACAAGTAAAGGCAATAACAGGCACATCCGACACCAGTTCTGCGTTTGCGCAGCGCAAATGACGTTACTTCTACATTTTCTACATGTGGTCTAATTATAGTCATCCTTCTATTGTACTCCTGTAGAAGGTGGAAGAAATTCCATGTTTAATGGTAGAGCAGGTTCGAACACTGTAATTTCGAACAGAAAGACTTTCTTCAATCTTTCaacaagaaatggatgaggttgctttaaaaaaattatttattgtacaaACCATATTATGGGCACTCAGAGTCGGAATGATAAACACCCACAGAGGTAGCATAGAGGGATAGAGTGAAGGACTTTGTGGGCGGGACCGAACGAACTCACTCCGATCGCAGATCGGCCGGCGGCAAATTCAACTGACGATATGCACCGGCACAGCATGATCTCTCATTCTTAGTTTTGTAACTGAACTGTAAGTTTAGTGAATGAGAAATCTGAatgaatggataaataaatgaataaataagtggaCGAATAAACTAAAAGTTCTTCTAGAATAAGAGGTACTGAGTTGTTTCATGATTTCAGGTTGTTTTTAATCTTCGAACATTTATATTCCTAATGTTCATAGAAGCATGCGGCCAGTAAAATTTTCCAGCACTCTCGTGCAGTATTTAGAACAGCGTTGCtgtttgattaaaaaaaaatcagtgttttAAAGCATAAAGAAATGATGCAGCTAGGCTTGGATATTAATATTCCCTTTGAGGGAAAATTCCACGCAGATTAGTTGGGGATAATAAGACAGTTGGATTTcagattttaaaaagtgaacACACCGGATGTTGTAGAAACAACGTTCCTTCTGTTTAGTCACTCgattaaatccaaaaaagcattattttaattctgaaaaaaaactttcgtgattatgaatacaaatcgaaatttttttctcgaaaagctCAAGATTGTGAAGTAGTGCCTTGCAAAATGGTAGTGAAAAACTTTAAGAGGGGAAAATTTTGTCAAAATAGAACAACTGGGAATTGCGTgctatttcaataatttcaatttttgcacgtgtttttattttttcaccttttttttacacatttcttttttcatggtACCTTATCAGCCGCAAAGTGATCCAATGTGTTCCTtcaaaaatgcacaaaaaagaCACGTTTTCTGGATAACGTAGTGGTTTCAAAAAGGTTTCAAAATTCAAtagtgataaataaataaatatatatatggaTACGATTGGCCGCAATCTACAAGTTTAATTATTGCTCAAAAATATTCTTGAAGAACAATTTTCGGcattttgataaatttgttGGTTTTATAATTATAGTTTGACATGTACAAGTAAAGAACCCTTTACGGTGACCCATTTTaatatggaaaaatttcgTGAACGTCTAACACTTGCAAGATCACGATATTTTGAATGGTTCACTTGAAACTTTTCAAGGCTGCCTCGTTTTTGTAATTTCCTATTTTAACCGTTGATGATAGCTTATGTCTGATTTCTCCGGTATTCGCCTCATGTTatgtaaaaaacaaaatttagatTACTTTAACCTTATTAGATTAGaaagattaaattaaaaattactttaaCCTGCTTCAGAAGACTTTATGCCACTCCCTTCAAttctacacttttttccatGCTTTATTCAAAATGCATAGTGTTGCTAAATTACAGAACTACATCATGATGTGTTATATTTAGAAATTTTGCCTTTTGGAAACGAATTAGGTAGGAAATTCTCTCAATTTTCTGGAGTTCGTCTCGTCATTAATCGTTCAAGCTACGATCATGTTATTTTTTCGGACCGGTTTCAGCGGAATACGGCTGATTGATCATCGTCTGGTTAGCAATTGAGCACTATGATCGGCTCATTGTCTCAGCAGCATATTTGCTCGCAAAATCGGGGTGCAAGAGGAAAGAGGACGACGAAATTGGAAACAACCGTTGATTGTGGTGATCGCAGCAATATATTTTCTATGAGCTCACCAAATTATCAATACAATATGGAAATGGGGCAAGTTAGCGGCAGTTCTTCAGTAGTATGTATTTTCCGGGAATAATGGTAATCTGAGGTCGTCTCCAAGACAAATTGACCAGTTTACACACTCTTGATCCAATtcgtttctggatttgtggtggttgttttgttctttacTTATCGTTCTTAAGAATTTCTACCTAAACTCAACCTATCATTACAAAGAATCCAACgttaaggaaatttttgaagaccTTTAGTGGATCTtcaacctcaaaaaaaattgaggggAGACGTTCTGCGAAGAGATGTTAGTCCAGAGTTTATGAATAGCGGACAAGAACTTTCCAGtcatgttattattattattaatgttgttattattttaaaaacgtTATGTTGGATCGTAGCGTTGCTTATTCCATTACTGAGCATAGAAAGTGCCCGGTATTTTAATTGAATCGGTGGTTAATTTTTCTCGCTCTAATTGAAACcctagaaatttttaaaaattctgtgAAATCCCATTATCTCTTCTTTAAACTGTATTCCAACATCACATGGAAAACCTTCAACAATATGAAAATCATTCTTTATTAGGCTTTGTTTGTATACATTTAATATAATGCTCCTATTAAATGGAATTTGAATCATCTTCACAGTATCCTGAATTGCAACTGTGTCTTCGCTTAATACTCGGGCACAATAATCTGAAAACagatgaaaacaatgaatcAATAtccatttcctgaaaattgttCTAAATCATGCTTCtaataattttgtttctttttttccgaacgTTAGGCtatatttttgtaatatttttgtCAAATGTTGAGATAGTATAATTTAAGCAGAAAATCCATACTAACCGGAATAGAAAGCAGGCTAAGAGAGATCCAATTAATGGTCCAAGCCAGAATATATACTGATCGTGAAGAGATTCTGTGCCTTGACGACTAACTGTTCTGAGTAAGCTGATTGAGGTTGCTTGCAGAGGGTTCCAATGCGATGTCGATTGCAGAAGGCTTAAATACCGTTAAATCATGAAGAGGTCTGAAACATCTCAAAATgtcaaaatgaaagaaaaattaactgaAGACTGTTCTATGTAGAATGAAAACACAGCCCTTTGGTccccttatttttattttttactactGGTTGAATTAATGGCTTGGTAAGAACAACATCATGTCCTACTTTTGAAAATactagaaacattttttttctgattgcaCTTTGTACATAACTAGATACATATATTCTTCTAAATCGAACGCCCTGGTTCGATGCGCCATCCATAGGAGCTAAACAGAGTTTCTAAGGAGAGATTGTAGGTTTAGTCCAGAAAGACCGTGGACTGCAGCAAATGCGTCGCGTTCATCTGGACGAACACATAATAAAGACCCTAATTATAGGTGGATACGATGAATAtgcttcttttccattctcttACGGGATGTTCAGTGAAAAACTCTTATATTTgcaatatatttttaaaattaacctTAGAAAAGAGCTCAACGATATTGCCATAAAGAGAGAACATGGATTCTCAGTCAAACGACCGATACGTATTTGATTTCGTCTGGAAGTGGAAAAAGACATGAGGTGAGCGACGACAACGAGTGCTGTGccgaaaaattgtgaaaacatctgaaataaggaaaagttgttgttgtttttctcgcAAGGTTCTCATGCGAAAAGAAACTATCGATTTACAAGTTTATAGATGGCTTTTGTCCATTCCATATTGATATCGGTGTTGACAACGACATAAGGTGGAAGTCCATCCATACGCATTAACTGTAAAAAGGTAATATGAGTATTATTTAAAGCTACTAATTGTCCTTTACTAAAGAagcttaaaaaaaggaagattttaCTAACGGTTATGGTCAAATTTGCAGTTATAGCTGCTATCAGTTGAATGATTATCACAAATACACACTGCAACCATGATGTcgttaaagaaaataaatgagcgATAGTGATAGCAGGATGGAGATGTACTCTGAAAGAGGATCGGAATGAAGTGAATAAtgctcgcttttttttaaattctgttcTTCAGATATGTTCTAAAAACGTACGTTTTTAATGCGGCAATGAATAGTGTGGCAGCCATTGCATCCGTCAGAGCTATCAAGGATATCTTTTGAATCCATGAAATATGGCGCATTGAGAGCTCATCTTCTATGTACACAGATAAAAATATCGATGCATAACCCTAAAAAGTGTAGTTGTTGCAAATATAAAACACAAGAAGTGTTTTCTCGGTGGTTAACGGCCGCCACTTCACCAAgcgtttcttttcgttttcgttcgtttcaaatttgggtaattaaacctatAGAAACGCCAAGATAATCAGGCAGACACGCACAGAACACGAACAGAATCAGCCATGAGCGAAGTAGTAAAACAAGTaatgaaattataaaatgCATAAGgtagaaatgtgaaatctcctctgtttttatatttgaaagcatcaccccacgaatctgaggtggtgcagatttcagatggagtattcgtatacgggatgggagactatgaagagaggggtgattccgttcatttcttcctagttgccgtaaaaaaggacccagaagatgcggcgcgtgcaaaaggctggcgcgctccagtcgaactcgctgcagaaaatagtgcgccaaaacgcctgaagccgtatcttccgggccgttttttacggcaattaggaagaaatggatggaatcatccccctctccatagtctgccatcccgtatacgaatactccacctgaaatccgtaccacctcagattcgtggagtgatgccttttaaGAATGGTATCTCGCGCGCCTATGTCTTCCCTAAGTAAGGAAAGAAGTAGGCTGGCCAGCACGGTCACCAGATTTGAACACATGTGATATCTTTTTCCTTCGGGGAAGTGCTTGAAAAAGTCCTCAATTCCTAGAGGATTTGAAGAACAGAACCCAGCATGAAATCAACCCCATTTTGTCGAAgctaatccagaaaataatgaagaactTCTGAGGACATAGAGGTATGacagaaaggataaaaaaggaagaagtgtcTGCTGTCAATTCGCTGGGTCACCGACGCGTTCGAATttaattcagaaccgtttgagatTTACAAATCCATGTCTGAGCTGTGCAGTGAATTGCGGGGAATAGCGGGTGTTTCAAATCGGTGTTTCTATCCTCGGAGGCAACTGTGGCAGCAATTTATAGATCCCAGAGTGATGAGAAATGTgggctttttctttctaggatTGTTTAGAACCATTGATCGTGCAATCACAGGCAAATCTTTCGCTGATTGAACTGCACCCTCTCACAGGAGTATGACATACTGATGAAATGCCGTTTAAAAATATTACCGCCAAAAATTCTGCAAGACATGCTCGTAGCACAGTATCAAATTGTGGTACACATCTCGTCAAGCGTTTACCCTgcaataatctttttttctcttctttcgatCTGGTCGTgaaatactttaaaaattacagaatTCTATTATCGGTTACGTAGCATAGAGTAAGAATCGTAACAATTGCTTGTACGACTAACCTCTGCTGTAAAGGAATGTGTGGATGTCACCTGAGTATGAGGCCGAGCATAACGATCCTAGAAAGAAATCCGAGTATTTTCAGATACGAATgcgattttattgttttccgTAGCTCATTATAAAAAGTATTGTTTGGAGGTCTGAATGCGaaattttaaatcaaaattttacattgaACTAGTGCTATGTAAATAACATCATGTTCTACACATAGCCTCAAATTCACCGCAggcaatgtcatgaaaacgttcctttctgcttagctgtcacaattctattgcacgaacccgaaattatagctcgcagaactttggaagcgttttggataaatgcaaaaggtccaaaaatgaatagaaaggaagagtgcttagccgtgaccaacgagctggctctgtatcaagacccctgcgggtttgatctacggggtcatatgcgggtcgcatcctaactagtattagcggagcgatagcaccacgcggatatccgctaacatcacggcaacgcggctactaaggtaggcacaacgatttgggcttttttggtttttgtttccgggtgtaatatcctaggggatgatgacttgttctggatgaggcatttgagaggatatattgcaaatgttcttactttccaggctctgacaaaggcgacaacgccaaaacgttagccgtaataaattttgttaacaatcttggctgttgcttaaattcgactatcaacaagttgcaatctctacgccaagattcaagaaaagtcgaactttcgcacttctggaagttattattagtattagtttattattattttatttatggttTATTATTGATGGCTAACGTGCACCGCCTTTGAAACGTGCAGTTTTTCAACGAATTCACAAATATGTACTCATTCAAGTGTGTTACACTTAACCAATGCCGTCAcattataaaagaaaatctattttgaaaatattttgaaaacatccaGAATGTTTTTCACAACGAACGTAGGGCAAATTGAAAAATCCCCCTTTATTTAacgttttttaaattcatttaaaatttcatttaaaatttatttgcaaCAGCTAATCAGTTGTATAGAGTATGCACAGAGGTTCAGAATTTATCCCGATGGGTAGTTTATCAGCTAATAATTTCGGAAGAGAAGATCGTTATTACTGCTTTTCACGAGGactcattaaaggcagcataccacgaatctggggtggtggggattttaggtggagtatccatatacggggtcgtggattatgtagaccgaggtggttccgctcatttctccctgaatcactgcaagcagccggcctctgaatactgttttttacgatgccttctattgcagctcGCCACCCTTGCaagcgtagcgtcccttactgcctatcgggacaGTTCGAATTCAatttcgacgaatcacagagcggaggcggcgcaaggggtggagcgttgcaatagatgacgtcgtataaaacagcattctggaggcggctgtttgcagtgatacagggagagatgagcggaaccacccccgtctccataatctacaaccccgtatacggatactccaactgaaaaccgcaccacttcagattcgtggggtgatgcctttaaggtgttCTACTGAAAAccttgaaacaatttttttcttcgctgagattttttttctgataatgaAGCTTGTAGAGcgataataaaatgaaagcttGATTAATATATCCAATTCACATCTGTACTGTTCTCAATAGATAGTACGAAAAAAGGATAGTATACATATCCGACCGTGCTTATTTGACCGTAGGTCACTGGTTGACGTTTAATGAAACCATTCTGTGCTTCCATGTGCCTATCCACAGAACACATTGCGTAGTCGCCATTATACTGTCCATCCATTATGAAATCTTGATTTTCATCGTAAAGACGACTCATCGTTAGACCTgcaagaagtaaaaaaaaataaaaaaaaaaagaactatcaCACATAATACAATGCGTACATGAGGTAATGTTAACGAAGGGGTTGAGCTGAATAGAAAAGGAGACGCTTCATCTAGCTACATATGTAAGTTCACAGAAAtgatgaatttatttatttatttattactatttatttatttgttcatcaTTTAAGTGTTATCACAGTAATTCCGGAAACATGGGTTTTCCAGCCCGAATCTGTACTGACAGCTGTGGAACGGAATGCTCAGTCAATCAGGATGTTATCactcaacttcaaaaaaaaagaagtgaaaatgcAAACGAGTTAATACTATCATATTTAGATTATCTTTGTTTAATAAACCAGAATGTCGGATTAGTAAAATGAGTATTATTTTCTCATGGAAGCCTTTAATGTGTAAGGAATCAAATTGGCTATATGAATCCGTAAATAAGCTGTGAGagtatttatggatttttacct is a window encoding:
- a CDS encoding hypothetical protein (NECATOR_CHRX.G22011.T1) produces the protein MSRLYDENQDFIMDGQYNGDYAMCSVDRHMEAQNGFIKRQPVTYGQISTGYASIFLSVYIEDELSMRHISWIQKISLIALTDAMAATLFIAALKTVHLHPAITIAHLFSLTTSWLQCVFVIIIQLIAAITANLTITLMRMDGLPPYVVVNTDINMEWTKAIYKLYYDKSIPDEETLLNVVDFHRSRTLGNFDHKHVNDSAMYAANRFEGDIVSVNIGLNSHSVNSFFTQQPLFAVFGVQRNAVKQTRSKIAEAIEEYRKKTCIDFSPKSAADQDYIHIVPDDGCYSLVGRIGGKQPVSLGDGCIQKGIIIHELMHVVGFFHEQSRADRDDHIIINWSNVESGLQDQFDKYSLQMIDHLNTVYDYGSVMHYASTAFSKNGKPTIEPRKKGAEIGQRTGFSDIDLYKINKLYNCPQAETTSSPLPETKTDMKSEARASVKTDKKGPTGSGSVAGSASTSEKSSLISVLTKVACTDKRPDCEFLARAGHCESKFSETFMKDNCPQSCGKCEITTTTATTVMEQCEDARSWCERWANSGMCTQQIFRDYMRIKCAKSCQLC
- a CDS encoding hypothetical protein (NECATOR_CHRX.G22011.T2) produces the protein MSRLYDENQDFIMDGQYNGDYAMCSVDRHMEAQNGFIKRQPVTYGQISTLMRMDGLPPYVVVNTDINMEWTKAIYKLYYDKSIPDEETLLNVVDFHRSRTLGNFDHKHVNDSAMYAANRFEGDIGRADRDDHIIINWSNVESGLQDQFDKYSLQMIDHLNTVYDYGSVMHYASTAFSKNGKPTIEPRKKGAEIGQRTGFSDIDLYKINKLYNCPQAETTSSPLPETKTDMKSEARASVKTDKKGPTGSGSVAGSASTSEKSSLISVLTKVACTDNQKMPKREGDGYHGVGSVRWSLNTVKLGETGPTASNSCPGAT